In one Pseudomonas sp. 31-12 genomic region, the following are encoded:
- a CDS encoding AAA family ATPase, whose translation MQRIVILGNAGSGKSTLARALGERMGLPVVHLDTLFWEPDWVEPDAEQFRARVREAIAPDAWVCEGNYARRTFDLRLPRTDLIIWLDTSRLTCLARVIIRSVMNRPRADLPAGCREKLDRAFLTFLNFVWNYDRGYRPGIEAVRLAIGPQIPTVHLRGNRQIAAFLDDLPAMSGTSVQPEHPERTGCLDLNGGPDQTSSQ comes from the coding sequence ATGCAACGGATTGTAATTCTGGGCAATGCCGGCAGCGGCAAATCCACCCTCGCCCGCGCCCTCGGCGAACGCATGGGCCTGCCCGTGGTGCATCTCGACACATTGTTCTGGGAACCCGACTGGGTCGAACCCGATGCTGAGCAATTCCGCGCGCGGGTCCGCGAAGCGATCGCACCGGATGCCTGGGTGTGTGAGGGCAACTATGCGCGGCGAACCTTCGACCTTCGCCTGCCCCGTACCGACCTGATCATCTGGCTCGATACATCGCGGCTCACCTGTCTCGCCAGGGTAATCATACGCAGCGTCATGAACCGTCCTCGCGCAGACCTTCCGGCAGGTTGTAGAGAGAAGCTCGATCGGGCGTTTCTGACGTTTCTGAACTTCGTGTGGAATTACGATCGTGGCTACCGCCCAGGTATCGAGGCGGTGCGCCTGGCCATAGGCCCGCAAATTCCTACGGTGCACTTGCGCGGTAACCGGCAGATTGCTGCGTTTCTCGATGACTTGCCCGCAATGTCTGGAACCTCCGTCCAGCCTGAACACCCCGAGCGAACGGGCTGCCTTGATCTGAACGGAGGTCCGGACCAAACAAGCAGTCAGTAA
- a CDS encoding acyltransferase, whose translation MGAYRLLLAVLVAVSHMGKTFAGLNPGVVAVVSFLIISGFVMTSLIERNYKAPEKIGLFYMDRALRLYPQFLFYFLASCTVIYFLLPGTPQAAELTFKTIAQSLAMVPLGFYMFGVAGSLILPPGWSLGLEMCFYLVIPFLIIYKARGIAFTLSVAVFMTACLGFINTDVYGYRLLPGVLFMFLCGSYLYKPRAKGLAIAAGTAVVAALMFAAIEAGLIERRPFNAEVTAGIALGIPAVYVLTKLKFHRVDEFLGDISYGVFLNHFVVMYVLRAFWPVAYDAPIVAAVLILSFGLSCVSYYCIERPALKLRHALRAGVRYGVGKPQGGETAA comes from the coding sequence GTGGGAGCATATCGTCTGTTGTTGGCCGTTCTGGTGGCCGTTTCTCATATGGGCAAGACGTTCGCGGGGCTTAACCCTGGCGTGGTTGCCGTGGTTTCCTTTCTGATCATCAGCGGCTTCGTAATGACCTCGCTCATCGAGCGCAATTACAAGGCGCCGGAGAAAATCGGCCTGTTCTACATGGACCGGGCCTTGCGGCTTTACCCGCAGTTCCTGTTCTACTTCCTGGCATCCTGCACCGTGATTTATTTCCTGCTGCCCGGCACGCCCCAAGCCGCCGAGCTGACCTTCAAGACCATCGCGCAGAGTCTTGCCATGGTGCCCCTCGGTTTCTACATGTTCGGGGTTGCAGGGTCGCTGATCTTGCCGCCGGGCTGGTCGCTGGGGCTTGAAATGTGTTTCTACCTGGTGATCCCTTTCTTGATTATCTACAAGGCGCGGGGCATTGCGTTTACCTTGTCTGTTGCGGTTTTCATGACGGCCTGTCTTGGTTTCATCAACACCGATGTGTACGGCTATCGCCTGTTGCCGGGCGTCTTGTTCATGTTCCTGTGCGGCAGCTACCTGTACAAACCGCGAGCGAAGGGTCTGGCGATCGCTGCCGGCACCGCCGTGGTGGCAGCCTTGATGTTTGCGGCGATCGAAGCGGGGCTGATTGAGCGTCGGCCATTTAACGCGGAAGTGACTGCGGGCATCGCGTTAGGCATCCCGGCGGTGTACGTGCTGACGAAACTCAAGTTTCACCGGGTTGACGAGTTCCTCGGGGACATCAGCTATGGCGTGTTTTTGAATCACTTTGTGGTGATGTACGTCCTGCGCGCTTTCTGGCCCGTTGCCTACGACGCGCCTATCGTTGCCGCCGTTCTGATCCTGTCGTTCGGGTTGAGCTGCGTTTCGTACTACTGCATCGAACGGCCGGCCCTGAAACTCCGCCATGCGCTTCGGGCGGGCGTGAGGTATGGCGTGGGTAAACCGCAAGGCGGCGAAACGGCGGCTTAG
- a CDS encoding HIT family protein, with the protein MEVAAHFIILETEHWLLNHHLSSALPGYLMLGAKTHVNSLAELPDAALAELGGLMANIQKTLELQLKPKWLYISRFGHDPRYPIHFHFIPVYAWVEDLFWKDARYRLLQTFASLENAQSLTDGAELTLFIWREFGESLEPPEAQGPSINQLIDDLRQSFN; encoded by the coding sequence ATGGAAGTAGCAGCCCACTTCATCATTCTTGAAACGGAGCATTGGCTGCTCAATCACCACCTGTCGTCGGCGCTTCCCGGCTATCTGATGCTGGGGGCGAAGACTCACGTCAACTCGCTGGCTGAACTTCCCGACGCTGCGCTGGCTGAGTTGGGCGGACTGATGGCCAACATCCAGAAAACCCTCGAGTTGCAGCTGAAGCCGAAGTGGCTCTACATCAGTCGATTCGGTCACGACCCTCGCTATCCCATCCACTTTCACTTCATTCCGGTGTACGCCTGGGTCGAAGATCTTTTCTGGAAAGATGCCAGGTACCGGCTTTTGCAGACATTCGCCAGCCTCGAAAACGCCCAGTCACTGACGGATGGAGCGGAACTGACACTGTTCATCTGGCGCGAGTTTGGAGAGAGCCTAGAGCCGCCGGAAGCTCAAGGGCCGTCAATCAATCAGCTCATTGATGATTTGCGCCAATCCTTCAATTAG
- a CDS encoding TonB-dependent siderophore receptor: protein MTAPLSLRIQNSVTPRSPSTLRPLALAVHMLAAGIAITAPSVQAAEQTEQTETGSAVTLAPIAITETATRERSAVTEDTHSYTTDAARTATPLSMSLRETPQSVSVITQQRIQDQDLHTILDVVNNATGVSVNRYETSRAQFNARGFELNSLMIDGVPTIYEQPWSSGEIFSSLAMYDRVEVVRGANGLMTGAGDPSASINMVRKRANSKDLKGSVELSAGTWDTYGVEADVSTALNEEGTVRARLVGETNEGDTWIDMNSNKRQTLYGTMDIDLTPDTTLWFGLSRQESNADSPMWGGLPVWYADGSRTNWSRSKSTSAKWSKWDTTYETYFVNLDHTFANDWQVNLSYNRGERTGDSSLLYLSGNPGRNGSAGMSSFPATYKTETTQDDYGIRFNGPFSFLGREHELAFGYVDSKQKFDADSLDAQTGFDGVADFDAYNGNFAEPVWGPRTDYGYSETRQKGLYAATRLNVTDDLKVILGARESWYEKTSDDIFSEVSKTDVDHELTPYAGIVYDLTDNLSAYASYTEIFLPQSVRDRSGQELEPIVGESTELGLKGEYFGGRLNASAAIFQIKQDNLGQNTGALIDPSNPVGGFAYEASEGATSKGFELEVSGELATDWNASVGYTQFTAEDAKGDDVNTLYPTKLLRTFTTYRLPGAFNKLTIGGGVNWQDSIYTYAVNPAGNSEKIQQDAYALVNLMARYEFTDNLSGQLNANNVTDEKYFDIFDAYGALTYGAPRSITASAKYRF from the coding sequence ATGACCGCCCCCCTCTCTCTGCGTATTCAAAACTCCGTGACGCCGCGCTCGCCTTCGACCCTGCGCCCCCTGGCTCTCGCAGTGCACATGCTGGCAGCCGGTATCGCCATCACTGCGCCCTCCGTGCAAGCGGCGGAACAGACTGAGCAGACAGAGACTGGAAGTGCTGTGACCCTGGCGCCTATCGCGATCACGGAGACGGCCACTCGCGAGCGCAGCGCCGTCACCGAAGATACCCACTCATACACAACTGACGCTGCGCGCACGGCCACGCCGTTGAGCATGTCCCTGCGGGAGACGCCGCAGTCGGTGAGCGTCATCACCCAGCAACGCATACAGGACCAGGATCTGCATACGATCCTCGACGTGGTCAACAATGCCACCGGTGTGTCGGTCAACCGCTACGAGACCAGCCGGGCGCAGTTCAACGCCCGTGGTTTTGAACTCAACTCGCTGATGATCGATGGCGTGCCCACCATTTATGAGCAGCCATGGAGTTCGGGGGAAATTTTCAGCAGCCTGGCCATGTATGACCGCGTTGAAGTCGTACGCGGCGCCAATGGTCTGATGACCGGTGCCGGCGACCCTTCGGCGTCCATCAACATGGTGCGCAAGCGCGCTAACAGCAAAGACCTGAAGGGGTCTGTAGAACTGAGCGCCGGCACGTGGGACACCTATGGCGTCGAGGCCGACGTCTCCACGGCGCTGAACGAGGAAGGCACTGTCCGCGCGCGGCTGGTCGGTGAGACCAACGAAGGCGATACGTGGATCGACATGAACTCGAACAAGCGCCAGACCCTCTACGGCACGATGGATATCGACCTGACGCCCGACACCACGCTCTGGTTCGGCTTGAGCCGGCAAGAAAGCAACGCCGACTCGCCGATGTGGGGAGGCCTGCCCGTCTGGTACGCAGACGGCAGCCGTACCAACTGGAGCCGCTCGAAGTCAACCTCCGCCAAGTGGAGCAAGTGGGACACGACCTACGAGACCTACTTCGTCAATCTTGATCACACCTTTGCCAACGACTGGCAAGTCAACCTCAGCTACAACCGTGGCGAGCGCACCGGCGACTCTTCCCTGCTGTACCTGTCCGGCAATCCAGGCAGGAACGGCAGCGCCGGGATGTCTTCGTTCCCGGCGACCTACAAGACCGAAACCACCCAGGACGACTATGGCATCCGCTTCAACGGCCCGTTCTCATTCCTGGGTCGTGAGCACGAATTGGCCTTCGGTTATGTGGACAGCAAGCAGAAGTTCGACGCCGACTCACTCGACGCGCAAACAGGTTTTGACGGCGTTGCCGATTTCGATGCCTACAACGGCAATTTCGCAGAGCCGGTATGGGGCCCGAGGACCGACTACGGCTACAGCGAGACACGCCAAAAAGGACTGTACGCCGCCACCCGCCTGAACGTGACCGACGATTTGAAAGTGATTCTTGGCGCGCGTGAGAGCTGGTACGAGAAGACCAGTGATGACATCTTCTCGGAAGTCAGCAAGACCGATGTCGATCATGAGCTGACGCCCTATGCCGGTATTGTCTACGACCTCACCGACAACCTCTCGGCGTATGCCAGCTACACGGAAATCTTCCTGCCGCAATCGGTACGCGACCGCAGTGGCCAGGAACTGGAACCGATTGTTGGCGAAAGCACTGAATTGGGCCTCAAGGGTGAATACTTCGGTGGCCGCTTGAACGCCTCTGCTGCGATTTTCCAGATCAAGCAGGACAATCTGGGCCAGAACACCGGCGCGCTGATCGATCCTTCAAACCCGGTCGGCGGCTTCGCCTACGAGGCAAGCGAAGGCGCGACCAGCAAGGGTTTCGAACTGGAAGTTTCCGGCGAACTCGCAACGGACTGGAATGCCTCGGTGGGTTACACCCAGTTCACGGCCGAAGATGCCAAGGGCGACGACGTCAACACGCTGTACCCGACCAAGTTGCTGCGCACCTTTACCACCTACCGTCTGCCAGGTGCTTTCAACAAGCTGACCATTGGCGGCGGGGTTAACTGGCAGGACTCGATCTACACCTACGCCGTCAACCCGGCCGGCAATTCCGAGAAGATCCAGCAGGATGCCTATGCCCTGGTCAACCTGATGGCGCGCTACGAATTCACCGACAACCTCTCGGGCCAGCTGAATGCCAACAACGTCACCGACGAGAAGTATTTCGACATCTTCGATGCCTATGGAGCCCTGACGTACGGCGCACCGCGCAGCATTACCGCTTCGGCGAAGTACCGCTTTTAA
- a CDS encoding cysteine hydrolase family protein — protein sequence MYALLILDMQVGLFHGADTPWAGEALVDTLNNLLNKARSAGAPIFLARHIGPPGTPIEPGSPLTQLVQELVLQGDEVIFEKSRPNAFTKTVLADHLRACGAQGVVIAGMKTQYCVDSTCRAARDHGFDAVLIADGHTCTDTFALKAEEIVAHHNATLAGPFCRVVNAEDWCF from the coding sequence ATGTATGCACTGTTAATTCTCGATATGCAGGTTGGATTGTTTCATGGCGCGGATACGCCATGGGCAGGCGAAGCGCTGGTAGACACGTTGAACAATCTATTGAATAAAGCCCGGAGTGCGGGCGCCCCCATTTTTCTCGCCCGCCATATTGGCCCACCTGGTACGCCAATCGAGCCTGGAAGTCCGTTGACGCAGTTGGTGCAGGAGCTGGTGCTGCAGGGCGACGAAGTGATTTTCGAAAAAAGTCGACCCAACGCCTTCACCAAGACAGTTCTTGCCGATCATCTGCGGGCTTGTGGTGCTCAGGGTGTGGTCATTGCCGGAATGAAGACCCAATACTGTGTCGACAGCACCTGCCGCGCCGCACGAGACCATGGTTTCGATGCGGTGCTGATCGCCGATGGTCATACCTGCACGGACACCTTTGCGCTGAAGGCCGAAGAGATTGTCGCTCATCACAATGCGACCCTCGCGGGTCCATTCTGTCGTGTCGTAAACGCTGAGGACTGGTGTTTCTAA
- a CDS encoding NAD(P)H-dependent oxidoreductase → MNVLIVHAHPEPKSFTAALRDQAVETLQAQGHQVRVSDLYEMDWNPVASAEDFSIRENPEYLVYALEQRRNSKEQALAADIQQELEKLLWADLLILNFPIYWFSTPAILKGWIDRVLVSGICYGGKRFYDQGGLSGKKALVAVTLGGREHMFGEGAIHGSLEEMLRPLLRGTLAYVGLEVLKPFVSWHVPYISAEARQDFLLSYRQRLENIDADEPIEYPRLSQFDDRLYPIKPISVKPDTDRQV, encoded by the coding sequence ATGAACGTTTTAATCGTGCATGCCCATCCCGAGCCAAAATCCTTTACCGCTGCGCTGCGCGACCAGGCCGTTGAGACTTTGCAGGCCCAGGGGCATCAGGTCCGGGTATCCGACCTTTACGAGATGGACTGGAACCCGGTGGCCAGTGCTGAGGATTTCTCTATCAGAGAGAATCCCGAGTATCTGGTTTACGCGCTCGAACAGCGACGGAACAGCAAAGAACAAGCCCTCGCCGCTGATATACAACAGGAGCTTGAGAAGTTGTTATGGGCAGACCTGCTGATCCTCAATTTTCCGATTTACTGGTTCTCGACACCGGCCATTCTCAAAGGCTGGATAGATCGGGTATTGGTGTCCGGCATCTGCTATGGCGGTAAACGGTTCTACGACCAGGGAGGCCTGAGCGGCAAAAAAGCTCTGGTAGCGGTGACACTGGGCGGGCGCGAACATATGTTCGGCGAGGGCGCGATCCATGGTTCCCTGGAAGAGATGTTGCGCCCGCTCTTGCGCGGGACTCTGGCTTATGTTGGGCTGGAGGTGCTGAAGCCTTTTGTCAGTTGGCATGTGCCGTACATCAGTGCTGAGGCTCGACAAGATTTTTTGCTCAGCTATCGCCAGCGCCTGGAGAACATCGATGCGGATGAGCCCATTGAGTACCCGCGCTTGAGTCAATTCGATGATCGGCTGTATCCCATCAAACCCATTTCCGTAAAACCGGACACTGACAGGCAAGTCTGA
- a CDS encoding acyl-CoA dehydrogenase C-terminal domain-containing protein, producing MADYKAPLRDMRFVLNEVFEVAKLWAELPALAETVDAETVEAILEEAGKVTSKSIAPLSRAADEEGCHWADGAVTTPAGFPQAYQTYAEGGWVGVGGDPTYGGMGMPKAVSAQVEEMVNSASLSFGLYPMLTAGACLSINAHASEELKAAYLPNMYAGVWAGSMCLTEPHAGTDLGIIRTKAEPQADGSYKVSGTKIFITGGEHDLTENIIHLVLAKLPDAPAGPKGISLFLVPKFMVNADGSLGARNPANCGSIEHKMGIQASATCVMNFDEAVGYLVGEPNKGLAAMFTMMNYERLGVGIQGLATGERSYQNAVEYARDRLQSRSPTGAQNKDKVADPIIVHPDVRRMLLTMKASNEGGRAFSTYVAMQLDTAKFSEDATTRKRAEDLVALLTPVAKAFLTDLGLETTVHGQQVFGGHGYIREWGQEQLVRDVRITQIYEGTNGIQALDLVGRKIVGTGGAFYNLFADEIRHFTASASADLAEFTKPLNDAVTTLDELTSWLLDRAKNNPNEIGAASVEYLQTFGYVAYAYMWALMAKAALGKEAQDDFYASKLGTARFYFARLLPRIHSLSASVKAGSESLYMLNADQF from the coding sequence ATGGCTGACTACAAAGCACCCCTGCGCGATATGCGCTTCGTCCTCAATGAAGTTTTCGAGGTCGCCAAACTCTGGGCTGAGTTGCCGGCGCTGGCCGAGACCGTCGATGCGGAAACCGTCGAAGCCATTCTCGAAGAGGCCGGCAAGGTCACAAGCAAAAGCATCGCGCCCCTGAGCCGTGCGGCTGACGAAGAAGGTTGCCATTGGGCGGACGGTGCCGTCACCACTCCGGCCGGTTTCCCACAGGCTTATCAGACGTATGCCGAAGGCGGCTGGGTCGGTGTCGGTGGCGATCCGACCTACGGCGGCATGGGCATGCCCAAGGCGGTTTCCGCGCAAGTCGAAGAAATGGTCAACTCCGCCAGCCTGTCCTTCGGTCTGTACCCGATGCTGACCGCGGGCGCCTGCCTGTCGATCAACGCCCACGCCAGCGAAGAGCTGAAAGCCGCGTACCTGCCAAACATGTACGCCGGGGTCTGGGCCGGCTCCATGTGCCTGACCGAGCCGCACGCCGGTACGGACCTGGGGATCATCCGCACCAAGGCCGAGCCTCAGGCCGACGGTTCCTACAAAGTCAGCGGCACCAAGATCTTCATCACCGGTGGCGAACACGACCTGACCGAAAACATCATCCACCTGGTGCTGGCCAAACTGCCGGACGCACCGGCGGGGCCAAAAGGTATTTCGCTGTTCCTTGTGCCGAAGTTCATGGTCAATGCCGATGGCAGCCTGGGCGCGCGCAACCCGGCGAACTGCGGTTCGATCGAACACAAGATGGGCATCCAGGCCTCCGCGACCTGCGTGATGAACTTCGACGAAGCCGTGGGTTACCTGGTCGGCGAGCCGAACAAAGGCCTGGCGGCGATGTTCACCATGATGAACTACGAGCGTTTGGGTGTCGGTATTCAGGGCCTGGCCACCGGCGAGCGCTCGTACCAGAACGCCGTCGAATACGCCCGCGACCGTCTGCAAAGCCGTTCGCCGACCGGCGCGCAGAACAAGGACAAGGTCGCTGACCCGATCATCGTCCACCCAGACGTGCGTCGCATGCTGCTGACCATGAAAGCCTCAAACGAAGGCGGTCGTGCCTTCTCCACTTACGTGGCCATGCAACTGGACACCGCCAAGTTCAGCGAAGACGCGACCACCCGCAAGCGTGCGGAAGATCTGGTCGCTTTGCTGACCCCGGTGGCCAAGGCGTTCCTCACCGACCTCGGTCTGGAGACCACCGTTCACGGCCAGCAAGTGTTCGGCGGCCACGGTTACATCCGTGAGTGGGGCCAGGAGCAACTGGTTCGTGATGTGCGCATCACCCAGATCTACGAAGGCACCAACGGTATTCAGGCGCTGGACCTGGTAGGGCGCAAGATCGTCGGCACCGGCGGAGCGTTCTACAACCTGTTTGCGGACGAAATCCGTCACTTCACCGCCAGTGCCAGCGCTGACTTGGCAGAGTTCACCAAGCCTCTCAACGATGCCGTGACCACCCTCGATGAACTGACCTCGTGGTTGCTGGACCGGGCAAAAAACAACCCGAACGAAATCGGCGCGGCGTCGGTCGAGTACTTGCAAACTTTCGGTTACGTGGCGTACGCCTACATGTGGGCGCTCATGGCCAAGGCAGCCCTGGGCAAAGAAGCGCAGGACGATTTCTACGCGAGCAAGTTGGGCACGGCGCGGTTCTATTTCGCCCGTCTGTTGCCGCGTATTCATTCGTTGAGCGCGTCGGTGAAGGCCGGTAGCGAAAGCCTGTACATGCTAAATGCCGATCAATTTTGA
- a CDS encoding RND family transporter has product MGNLKQDTMPVIRELPDFDRHSGNLLERLVFNHRPLFMLLMALATVVLGFMAVTRLELRPSFEKMIPQSQPYIQNYLENRQSLRGLGNTVRVVVENTQGDIFDPDYLTVLKQVNDELFLMQGVDRAWMKSLWSSAVRWTEVTEQGFQGGAVMPDSYKGSPSDIEQLRQNISRAGIVGSLVASDFKSSMLIVPLLDKTSAAGQGINYHQFSRLLEERLRDKFEFANGAVHKAGEEGTGQYKVRVIGFAKLMGDLIDGLIQVMMFFGLAVITSLLIIYAYTRCVRSTLLVVGCSLIAVVWQLGIVAWLGYAIDPYSVLVPFLIFAIGGSHAAQKMNGIMQDIARGTHKLIAARYTFRRLFIAGVTALLADAVGFAVLMLIDIPVIQDLAITASIGVAVLIFTSLLLMPVALSYIGVGRKAAERALKIDNRAEHHKGFGKLWDLLDRFTTRKWATGTVLVALMLGVGGFVVSLQLKIGDLDSGAPELRADSRYNRDNAYITSHYALSSDQFAVMIKTAPEGCLNYKTLVLADRLAWKLQQHPGVQTTVSLVNAVRQITAGTYEGNPKLNNIQRNQDVLNYAAQQASVNAPELFNTDCSLMPVIAYLKDHKAETLDAVVAIADQFAKENSTGDRQFLLAAGNAGIEAATNIVVREANRTMLLYVYLAVTLFCLITFRSWRATLVALLPLVLTSILCEALMVAMGIGVKVATLPVIALGVGIGVDYALYLLSVQLQYQRQGLSLSQAYRNAVAFTGRVVGLVGITLAAGVICWAWSPIKFQADMGILLTFMFLWNMLGALILIPALSYFLLNGERRSKETVVPQGQVAALSVGTGES; this is encoded by the coding sequence ATGGGCAATTTGAAGCAAGACACCATGCCGGTGATCCGCGAACTGCCGGACTTCGACCGGCACTCCGGCAATCTGCTGGAACGGCTGGTATTCAACCATCGCCCGCTGTTCATGCTGCTCATGGCGCTGGCCACAGTGGTGCTGGGCTTCATGGCGGTGACGCGTCTGGAGCTGCGCCCCAGCTTCGAAAAAATGATTCCGCAGAGCCAGCCCTACATCCAGAACTACCTGGAGAACCGCCAGTCGCTGCGAGGTTTGGGCAACACGGTGCGCGTGGTGGTGGAGAACACCCAGGGCGATATTTTTGATCCGGACTACCTGACGGTTCTCAAGCAGGTCAATGACGAACTGTTCCTCATGCAGGGCGTCGATCGCGCCTGGATGAAATCGCTGTGGAGTTCGGCCGTGCGCTGGACCGAAGTCACCGAGCAAGGCTTCCAGGGCGGCGCGGTGATGCCGGACAGCTATAAGGGCTCGCCATCGGACATCGAACAACTGCGGCAGAACATCAGCCGCGCCGGCATTGTCGGCAGCCTGGTGGCCAGTGATTTCAAGTCGAGCATGCTGATCGTGCCGCTGCTGGATAAAACCTCGGCCGCCGGCCAGGGCATCAACTACCACCAGTTTTCCCGTCTGCTCGAAGAGCGCTTGCGTGACAAGTTCGAGTTCGCCAACGGCGCCGTACACAAGGCCGGGGAGGAGGGCACGGGCCAGTACAAGGTCCGGGTGATCGGTTTCGCCAAACTGATGGGCGACCTGATCGATGGCCTGATTCAGGTGATGATGTTCTTCGGCCTCGCGGTCATCACCTCGTTGCTGATCATCTACGCCTACACCCGTTGCGTGCGCAGCACGCTGTTGGTGGTCGGCTGCTCGCTGATCGCGGTGGTCTGGCAACTGGGTATTGTTGCCTGGCTCGGCTACGCGATCGATCCGTACTCGGTGCTGGTGCCGTTCCTGATCTTCGCCATCGGTGGGTCCCACGCGGCGCAGAAGATGAACGGCATCATGCAGGACATCGCTCGTGGCACGCACAAATTGATCGCCGCGCGCTACACCTTCCGCCGTTTGTTTATCGCTGGCGTCACCGCACTGTTGGCCGACGCCGTAGGCTTCGCCGTGCTGATGCTGATCGATATTCCGGTGATCCAGGACCTGGCGATCACTGCCAGCATCGGTGTCGCAGTGCTGATCTTCACTTCGCTGTTGCTGATGCCCGTAGCGCTGTCCTACATCGGCGTCGGGCGCAAGGCTGCCGAGCGTGCGCTGAAAATCGACAACCGCGCCGAACACCACAAAGGCTTCGGCAAACTATGGGATTTGCTCGACCGTTTCACCACGCGAAAATGGGCCACCGGGACCGTGCTGGTGGCGCTGATGCTGGGTGTCGGTGGATTCGTGGTCAGCCTGCAACTGAAAATCGGTGACCTCGACAGCGGTGCCCCGGAGCTGCGCGCGGACTCGCGCTACAACCGCGACAACGCCTACATCACCAGCCATTACGCGCTGTCCAGCGATCAGTTCGCGGTGATGATCAAGACCGCGCCGGAAGGCTGCCTGAACTACAAGACCCTGGTGCTGGCCGACCGCTTGGCCTGGAAGCTGCAACAGCATCCGGGTGTGCAGACCACCGTGTCACTGGTCAACGCGGTACGACAGATCACCGCTGGCACCTACGAAGGCAATCCCAAGCTAAACAACATCCAGCGCAACCAGGACGTGCTGAATTACGCTGCGCAACAGGCCTCGGTCAACGCTCCGGAGCTGTTCAACACCGATTGTTCGCTGATGCCGGTGATCGCCTACCTCAAGGATCACAAGGCCGAAACCCTCGACGCGGTGGTGGCGATTGCCGACCAGTTCGCCAAGGAAAACAGCACCGGCGATCGCCAGTTCCTGCTGGCCGCCGGCAACGCCGGAATTGAAGCCGCGACCAATATCGTGGTGCGCGAGGCCAACCGCACCATGCTGCTGTACGTCTATCTGGCGGTGACGTTGTTCTGCCTGATCACCTTCCGCAGCTGGCGCGCGACGCTGGTTGCGCTGTTGCCGCTGGTGCTGACGTCGATCCTTTGCGAAGCCTTGATGGTGGCCATGGGCATCGGCGTGAAGGTGGCGACTTTGCCGGTGATTGCCTTGGGTGTCGGCATTGGCGTGGACTATGCGCTGTACTTGCTCAGCGTACAGCTGCAGTACCAACGCCAGGGTTTGTCGCTATCGCAGGCCTACCGCAATGCGGTGGCATTTACCGGGCGGGTGGTTGGGCTAGTCGGTATTACCTTGGCGGCCGGGGTCATCTGCTGGGCGTGGTCGCCCATCAAGTTCCAAGCCGACATGGGCATCCTGCTGACCTTCATGTTCCTGTGGAACATGCTCGGGGCGCTGATCCTGATTCCGGCGCTGTCGTACTTCCTCCTGAACGGTGAACGACGCAGCAAAGAAACGGTTGTCCCGCAAGGTCAAGTCGCAGCCCTCTCTGTCGGCACTGGCGAATCCTGA